GGCGCGGAATCAGTTGGATGGTATGCGAAGCGGTGTTTTCCAAAGCTCAGAAGGGTAGCGAGTGTTGTGGCGCGGAGTGGTACTCCGCGACGAGCCGCAGGCGAGTAGCTTGCGTGAAGAGTGCGTGGTCGGCGGCTTCGGCAGACGCGAGGAACGCGCTGGCGCGCGTCGCGGAGTACCACTCCGCGCCACTGGCAAACCCCAAGAATGCGGTAAGCCGCCCCGGGCCCGATGTACGGGCCACAAGGCGGCTTACAGTATGGTGCGGAGCGTTGCTCCAGGAGGCCGCATGCGCGGCATGAGTGTTCGAAGAAGCATCTTCGCCGAAGTACCCTAGGTGCTTTGCTACCTCGGCGGCTACGGGTTTTCGCAGCTGCTTTCGGAGGTCGGCTATGCACGTTTGACTGTGCTGCGGCTGCGACTCGGCATGTTGCTGCTGGCGTCGCTCGGCTATCTGCTCTTCCACTTCCCGGCGCTCGGCGTCGAGGCGCAGGCCCGCGGCTCGGCTCAGCAGTGCGCTACGGCGCCACATGCTGTCGAACGAGGCCTTGCTGGGCCGGGTTCGCGTGAGCGAGGTGGGAGTATGGGAGAAGCTTCGTTGCACAGGGTAGCGAAGGAGTTACAAAAGAACGACAACCGCCGCCCTTACGCAAGCGTCGGCACCGCGTCGGGCCGACTTCCCGGCTTTACCGCCGGAATGCCCTTGGCACACAGCGGACAATTTTCGGGCTGATAGGTGGCTGCTTGAACCGGTAGCAACGCAAACAGGGGGAAGTCTAGTTCATGCTGACCGCCGGTGCGGTCGATGAGGCAGGCTACGCCCAGCACGTCCACGCCCATCCGGCGCAGCACTTCGGCTACCTCCAGGGTCGATTTTCCCGTGGTTACCACGTCCTCGGCGATGATGACTTTCTCGCCCGGCTGCAGCGTGAAGCCGCGGCGCAAGGTCATCTTGGTGTCGGCGTCGCGCTCGGTGAAGATGCCGGGCACTTGCAGCTGGCGGGCCAACTCGTAGCTCACCACCACGCCGCCCATGGCGGGGCCTACCACCACGTCGGGCTGTAGGCCGGCTTCCCGGATCAGCTTAGCCAGCACACCCAGGGCCGGGGCGGCCAGGTCGGGGCGGCGCAGAAAGCGGGCGCACTGCACGTAGGTATCGGAGTGCAGGCCGGAAGAAAGGCGGAAGTGGCCGCTCAGCAGGGCATCTTCGCCGCGCAGCTGCAACTCAAATTGCTGCTGAAAATCGCTCGGAGCGTAGGGCATGAATTTGTTGGGTAAGGTCGCGGGCCGCGGCGCCAGCGTCGGCGGCCTGCCAGATGCTACGGGAAGTATTAATCAGAAGACCCAGGCCGTCGGATGGGCGGCAGCCGGCCTGCACGGTAGCTGCCAGGTCGCCGCCTTGGGCCCCCACGCCGGGCACCAGAAACCACAGCTCGGGGCAGCGCTGGCGCAGGCGGGCCAGGGCCTCGGCGTTGGTGGCGCCTACTACCAGGCCTAGGTCGGGGTGCTGGGGGTAGAGGTCCTGCACCACATCGGCGGCCAGGTCGCTGAGCGTACCGCCACGCACCAGCTGTTCATCCTGCAGCGAGTGGGCGGGCTTGTTGGAGGTTTTGGCCAGCACGAACACGGCCTTGCCGGGGCGGGCAAACGGCACGATAGCGTCGTCGCCCATGTAGGGGTTCACCGTCACGCCATCGGCCCCGATGATGTCGTAGGCAAAGGCGGCGTAGCGCTCGGCGGTGTTGGCAATGTCGCCGAACTTACCGTCGAGGATCATCGGCACTTCGCTGGGTATCCACTCGCGCAGGCGCTGCAGCAGGGCTACCCCATCGGGGCGGGCCAGGAAGAAAGCCAGGTTGGGCTTGAAGCCGGCGGCGTACTCGGCCGTTTGCTCCACCACTTGGCGCAGGCGGGTTTCTACGTTTTCCCCTACGGGGTCGAGGCCCACGCAGAGCAGCGAGCCGGTGGTGTGGGCGCGGCGAGTTAGCTGATCCATGCGGCGGGTTTGGTTTCGGTGAGGGTATTCGCGGTTTCCCATTCGGTGGCGAGACGGGCCGTAAGGCCGGGTTCCAGCCACTCGCCGGTGGCCACCTGCACGGCCGCGGCGCCGCAGCGCAGGTAGTCGCGCACGTGCTGGGCGGTGAAGATGCCGCCGGTGCCGATAACCGGCAGTTGCAGGTTTTCGTCGTGGGCCAGCTCGTACACGCAGCGCAGGGCCATGGGCCGCAGCGCCTCGCCCGAGAGGCCACCGAGGAT
The sequence above is drawn from the Hymenobacter sp. YIM 151858-1 genome and encodes:
- the pyrE gene encoding orotate phosphoribosyltransferase — encoded protein: MPYAPSDFQQQFELQLRGEDALLSGHFRLSSGLHSDTYVQCARFLRRPDLAAPALGVLAKLIREAGLQPDVVVGPAMGGVVVSYELARQLQVPGIFTERDADTKMTLRRGFTLQPGEKVIIAEDVVTTGKSTLEVAEVLRRMGVDVLGVACLIDRTGGQHELDFPLFALLPVQAATYQPENCPLCAKGIPAVKPGSRPDAVPTLA
- the pyrF gene encoding orotidine-5'-phosphate decarboxylase, with translation MDQLTRRAHTTGSLLCVGLDPVGENVETRLRQVVEQTAEYAAGFKPNLAFFLARPDGVALLQRLREWIPSEVPMILDGKFGDIANTAERYAAFAYDIIGADGVTVNPYMGDDAIVPFARPGKAVFVLAKTSNKPAHSLQDEQLVRGGTLSDLAADVVQDLYPQHPDLGLVVGATNAEALARLRQRCPELWFLVPGVGAQGGDLAATVQAGCRPSDGLGLLINTSRSIWQAADAGAAARDLTQQIHALRSERFSAAI